A window of the Acidimicrobiales bacterium genome harbors these coding sequences:
- a CDS encoding ABC transporter substrate-binding protein has product MIRDSKLARLLALVFAFSLVAAACGGSDSEGAGDSEGATDTTEAMEEVTTTAPPAPTEEGGSGGTLIWAHEQEPGDMHLDDPGNNLSITSWIRRALLEGFYGVSGATEFYPEILAEEGEVVANDDGTYTINFVLRDGLMWSNGDPMTTADVLYTWDIWKEGCDMEDDGTIGDGTNCVYLSGDRTGLDLISDVTATSDTEMSMTFVQFFAGWKALFDEIYHPSFGADAAEVNENLREWMNADGPLVSAGPMIFDSWERGVSMNLVRNDNYHGSNSPDARNKGVAYVDGVQINWVTDTDAQINALKAGEAQIIMTQPQLAFGERLATDENFTVASTAGPVYEHWGLNTLNVHLADPLVREALAYGIDKHEVMEGLYTPLFGDALPAAGLGNTYWMSNQGPYEDHQTEYDGKQVDMAKAKLEEAGYVAGDDGIYEHPERGRLTLRVGTTGGNALRELQQQLIQAQLKESGIEIEIDNVDGGAYFGERPFSDEALLAANTGGAEGDPTIWDIAQFAWVGGPWPGGTSPNYLTASGNNIYAFSNEAFDEAAPACDATVDDDERATCYNDLDLYATTLEKGDDGLFVIPLTQKPSFYGYLSSQLSGAGVAPDANDAGPLTNVVDFQFAG; this is encoded by the coding sequence TTGATCCGAGACAGCAAGCTTGCACGCCTGCTCGCTTTGGTCTTCGCGTTCTCACTGGTCGCCGCAGCGTGCGGTGGTAGTGACAGCGAAGGCGCCGGCGACAGCGAAGGTGCGACAGACACCACCGAGGCCATGGAGGAGGTGACCACCACCGCTCCGCCGGCTCCGACCGAGGAGGGCGGTTCGGGTGGCACGCTCATCTGGGCACACGAACAAGAGCCCGGCGACATGCACCTTGACGATCCGGGCAACAACCTGTCGATCACGTCGTGGATCCGCCGCGCGCTGCTCGAGGGCTTCTACGGCGTGTCCGGCGCCACCGAGTTCTATCCCGAGATCCTCGCCGAAGAGGGCGAGGTCGTTGCCAACGACGACGGCACCTACACGATCAACTTCGTGCTGCGTGATGGTCTGATGTGGTCCAACGGTGATCCCATGACCACCGCCGATGTGCTCTACACCTGGGACATCTGGAAGGAGGGTTGTGACATGGAAGACGACGGCACCATCGGTGACGGCACCAACTGTGTCTACCTCTCCGGCGACCGCACCGGTCTCGACCTCATCAGCGACGTGACCGCCACGAGCGACACCGAGATGAGCATGACCTTCGTGCAGTTCTTCGCCGGCTGGAAGGCCCTGTTCGACGAGATCTACCACCCGTCGTTCGGCGCTGATGCTGCCGAGGTCAACGAGAACCTGCGCGAGTGGATGAATGCCGACGGTCCGCTGGTGTCGGCTGGTCCGATGATCTTCGACAGCTGGGAACGCGGCGTGTCGATGAACCTCGTTCGCAACGACAACTACCACGGCTCGAACAGCCCCGACGCTCGCAACAAGGGCGTCGCCTATGTCGACGGCGTGCAGATCAACTGGGTCACCGACACCGATGCGCAGATCAATGCGCTGAAGGCTGGCGAGGCCCAGATCATCATGACCCAGCCGCAGCTCGCCTTCGGTGAGCGTCTGGCCACCGACGAGAACTTCACCGTCGCTTCGACCGCTGGTCCGGTCTACGAGCACTGGGGCCTCAACACCCTGAACGTGCACCTGGCCGACCCGCTGGTGCGTGAAGCCCTCGCCTACGGCATCGACAAGCACGAGGTCATGGAGGGTCTGTACACCCCGCTGTTCGGTGATGCGCTGCCGGCCGCCGGTCTCGGCAACACCTACTGGATGTCGAACCAGGGCCCGTACGAGGATCACCAGACCGAGTACGACGGCAAGCAGGTCGACATGGCCAAGGCCAAGCTCGAAGAGGCCGGCTACGTCGCCGGTGACGATGGCATCTACGAGCATCCCGAGCGTGGCCGCCTGACCCTGCGGGTCGGCACCACCGGTGGCAACGCCCTGCGTGAGCTGCAGCAGCAGCTGATCCAGGCCCAGCTCAAGGAGTCGGGCATCGAGATCGAGATCGACAACGTCGACGGTGGCGCCTACTTCGGTGAGCGTCCGTTCTCCGATGAGGCACTGCTCGCCGCCAACACCGGCGGCGCCGAGGGCGACCCCACCATCTGGGACATCGCGCAGTTCGCCTGGGTCGGTGGCCCGTGGCCCGGCGGTACCTCGCCGAACTACCTCACCGCCAGCGGCAACAACATCTACGCCTTCAGCAATGAGGCCTTCGATGAGGCTGCTCCGGCCTGTGACGCCACCGTCGATGACGACGAGCGTGCGACCTGCTACAACGACCTCGACCTGTACGCCACCACCCTCGAAAAGGGTGATGACGGCCTGTTCGTGATCCCGCTGACCCAGAAGCCTTCGTTCTACGGCTATCTGAGCAGCCAGCTTTCCGGTGCGGGCGTTGCTCCCGACGCCAACGATGCTGGTCCGTTGACCA